One segment of Rhodopirellula baltica SH 1 DNA contains the following:
- a CDS encoding PEP-CTERM sorting domain-containing protein, with translation MINQQFAVTRLIPMAPRTFVILTVLVASQQSHAALVTSSGMIHASIRIDGVVDSGGNPVSTTGLDIMSEPYDQSDDFGFGSVVTSAFASANGGSNPNSLGVADTIQIDNSIEIELNGPGTSEPFAFSTVGILLDNRTGADVTINFSVNYQLYLESSRWSDPETISIIFGDLDITYSDAENVVFLEHELSDPDGGITSISNSASFAIDLVSDQDTTLFLSSFLSGQASVSAVPEPSSLAVITLVSAASLLRRCRRRKNPAIS, from the coding sequence ATGATCAACCAACAATTTGCTGTGACTCGATTGATACCAATGGCTCCGAGAACGTTCGTCATCCTGACGGTTCTTGTCGCATCGCAACAATCGCATGCTGCTCTGGTCACCTCCTCGGGGATGATTCATGCCTCCATTAGGATTGACGGTGTGGTCGACAGCGGCGGCAATCCGGTATCAACAACCGGGCTAGACATAATGAGCGAACCGTATGATCAATCTGATGACTTTGGTTTTGGTAGCGTCGTGACTTCAGCATTTGCATCAGCAAATGGAGGGAGCAACCCCAACTCACTCGGCGTCGCCGACACCATTCAGATCGACAATTCGATTGAAATTGAATTGAACGGTCCTGGGACGAGTGAACCGTTCGCATTCTCAACTGTCGGCATATTGCTCGACAATAGAACCGGAGCGGATGTCACGATCAACTTTTCGGTGAACTACCAACTGTATCTTGAGTCTAGTCGCTGGTCCGATCCTGAAACCATATCAATCATTTTTGGTGATTTGGACATCACCTATAGCGACGCCGAAAACGTGGTCTTTCTCGAACACGAGTTGAGTGACCCTGATGGGGGTATCACATCAATCAGTAACTCAGCCAGCTTCGCGATCGACTTGGTGAGCGACCAGGATACAACTCTATTTCTTTCTTCCTTTCTCAGTGGACAAGCGTCCGTATCGGCAGTGCCTGAACCTTCCAGTCTAGCTGTAATTACTCTCGTTTCGGCTGCGAGTCTGCTGAGAAGATGTCGCCGGCGAAAGAATCCAGCGATCAGTTAA
- a CDS encoding PKD domain-containing protein yields MTYSSSRRFNPFLGPRKPSRSAPRRRKLLAEQLEKRHLLAGDIFLSSGFVYEKLPLDSPVGELAAVNPDGTAPYTFELVAGEGGEDNANFRVDSEQLVTAATLDDEVQSVYSVRVRATDSLGEVTEKAFQIDVLDTDGEYHDVIGTSANEIFTAQYVGSGTNEWLVRRGGSTVFNGELDTPTTKLRILATSGTDTLSIIGSSGDDTFIVDGQTTEVNGFAVIGHSVETRQILAGNGNDTLIGPDTNNLWTIDDRNDGTLNTTTSFYDVESLVGGSADDTFQFTGGSSDYINGTLDTGEGWDTLDYSQFFASHSVYVSWAQNRATGVGTSSYTGIAGAATNFEAVVGSGANGYQRLEGPDSVNQWTITGENTGNINNGQYSFTNIARLEGGPQADVFRVESDASITGSVSGSINDDRIELEDRGVPLDVNVSNRNVAGVLGSFYAGELLIEGEQDNRLIGGTSTVTLNLQSDGTVIANNVHYSAGFDQFVGGSGTASLHAPDLSTDWYITEDDTGHVLFDGQRFDFTAVERLYGSDTADSFTVDVGGNWSGQLYGRDGDDNFTMLGQSTGAVRGEGGSDTLIGPNVNSVWTIDDRNDGTLNTTTSFYDVESLVGGSADDTFQFTGGSSDYIQGTLDTGEGWDTLDYSEFYVSHSVYVSWAQNRATGVGTSSYTGIVGAATNFEAVVGSGANGYQRLEGPDSVNQWTITGENTGNINSGQYSFTNIARLEGGPQADVFRVESDASITGSVSGSINDDRIELADRGVPLDVNVSNRNVAGVLGSFYAGELLIEGEHDNRLVGGTSTVTLNLNTDGTVTGNNVHYSAGFDQFVGGSGTASLHAPDLSTDWHITGDDTGYVLVDGQRFDFTAVERLYGSDTADSFTVDVGGNWSGQLYGRDGDDTFTVLGQSTGAVRGEGGSDTLIGPNVNSVWTIDDRNDGTLNTTTSFYDVESLVGGSADDTFQFGDISSSNYIYGTLDTGEGWDTLDYSQYQANTSVLVSWSANQANGVGTSSGRAGATTNFEAVIGSGSTYQRIEGPDSVNQWTITGENTGNINNGQYSFANIARLEGGPQADVFRVESDASITGSVSGSINDDRIELEDRGVPLDVNVSNRNVAGVLGSFYAGELLIEGEQDNRLVGGTSTATLDLQSDGTVIANNVHYSAGFDEFVGGSGTESLYAPELATDWHITGDDTGYVLVDGQRFDFTAVERLYGSDTADSFTVDVGGNWSGQLYGRDGDDTFTVLGQSTGAVRGEGGSDTLIGPNVHSVWTIDDRNDGTLNTTTSFYDVESLVGGSADDTFQFGDISSSNYIYGTLDTGEGWDTLDYSQYQANTSVLVSWSANQANGIGTSSGRAGATTNFEAVIGSGSTYQRVEGPDSVNQWTITGENTGTINDGQYSFANVGRLDGGPQEDVFTIESDGSHDGFFIGNGGTDRLELAARSEPLEVSVNSRSVPGVLDSYSLENVVALAPADNQLLGSEANTNWQVTADGDIRVNSVTYTGFDSILGGSGDDTLLVDYTGGNLEAALQIAFDGGSGGNDGLGFTGGSFQTVSYDPAQGTLQLNDVTFELATGNLFNLTNSSIANLLVDIDQTNLVANEITTTFTAADTTDTLISFSESLGGLLVRNVSGRLTVLGDIIDSDTVTLAGIGSSLAANVAIDGGGGTDQVAFDETFVLKNNDDLDVLAEQITINAGVSVQTQGTGRVTLKVDDLNVDLTSTIQSADSVVLAPLSADRDIGVGTENTGELSLPIGLLNRITSPSLVIGNEEINGDITLSGDVTLATNTDLQFITSGDIFLAGTIDTAGGKLWLNPGAAPHAVHVGLTSNEVIASELSFAPNRDIRFTIDGTTPNTEYSQLSLLGSLDLTGVNLVIDGEYSVGLAESFVLIENDGMEAVLGTFKGLPESSFIDNFLGSSLSAQITYLGSDAATGNDVVLTVTTPPNVPPVADAGGPYEVNEGGAVQLNALNSRDPDASDETLVFHWDLDGDGVFGETGVGAERGDELGSNPDFDANHLNGPTSVTVGMRAIDLSGDSDTAYATVNVRNVAPTISLDPSIAVGRGETWTIDGSFVDPGPDIWTGTINYADGSGDQLLVLNGNEFELSHAYGAAGVYTAIVTIDDGEGGVTSKNLIVEVDLPPLADLTLISSDVLFDPINPGVGESFDFVVDVTNAGTLAASEVPVSIQVYDALTESFLEIGRGLLPSIDADPEEDAKSEAQIRVTWDGNNGQPALPTKEAYLLVRVVLDPDSTIEELDESNNEAIQVLQVGSPDFGSAELVADIPDRTFYRDQYVAVGGQAYYDFSTIPGTNDFPIQNASVTARLFDSSGNVLAASGARTAPNGNFLHTMRSPKEDGDYTLRFEISDGTFSRVFESTLTVDGESPDPPPQRPRGPAGPGYVFSSSVEVTDPVLPENPQIGEEATILGSFNFELDQLLLKVPVTFNDLFPVAGQVRTFEIGSGSISFPEGGLAGPALLSMGWTPTAEGYHIIQVIAKPEFEFKAHTHTTRLVLVGDLDTTSLNVEYDTTIVPDSELVSLMSASRGFATAFAAPSMRAVAVSETPEPGDTLSFTLRYENTGTTTITGGVLMDDFDESLMGMPTNISDGGTADGNVIRWELGDIAPGAFGTVTYEVTINSSAEFPPGSAYLFNTAVLNADQAVAASTSELTVNNNAPVISSINVEPIIDANGDVTLTGTFSDASTVDTHTINVSWGDNQTDTLIFTAGQREFRIGHSYALNSSPPKDGIYAINVSVSDDSSQTSNSGVTTQLPAVALADSFEVDQATTLSVEIADSVLSNDIGATSDPLQAVLATAPEYAESFTLRPDGTFTYTPLEDFRGIDEFSYYAENSAGKSQTAIVQILVRNLAPTIESIELAGRDDQSVAGEVVRISGTFLDAGTSLIHFGTVDWGDGSGPRPLEISIDSNSKTFEATHIYATPGSYPVEITIDDGDLHTTTSLTAEIQSAEPTTGVRLVNGVLHIIGTDQNDLVNVSRLGSRVYVYANFLPSTHRLQLGSTWFPLADVQSIEAKMRDGNDIFRASAWVTVPATIDGGSGNDVLTAGGGSSLLLGGEGNDFLLGGQARNVLIGGGGRDHLLGGRDEDLLIGGDFHAIDENPSGHSLQDQVMSVWNGDDPYNTRIEAIDGLIDDTDDGERDMLFGLSGRDLYFNGLGDRAIGVRRAGSQAETIL; encoded by the coding sequence ATGACATACTCAAGCAGTCGCCGATTCAATCCATTCCTTGGCCCCCGCAAACCAAGCCGATCTGCTCCACGTCGCCGCAAATTGCTCGCTGAACAATTGGAAAAACGCCATTTGTTGGCTGGGGATATTTTCCTTTCGAGTGGCTTTGTCTACGAGAAATTGCCATTGGATTCTCCAGTTGGTGAATTAGCAGCAGTCAATCCCGACGGTACCGCTCCGTACACTTTTGAGCTGGTCGCTGGTGAAGGCGGAGAGGACAACGCCAATTTCCGCGTCGACTCGGAACAACTGGTCACCGCCGCCACGTTGGACGACGAGGTGCAGTCGGTTTATTCCGTTCGTGTGCGTGCCACCGACAGTTTGGGAGAGGTCACCGAAAAAGCGTTTCAAATCGATGTCCTGGACACGGATGGCGAATACCACGATGTCATCGGTACCTCCGCCAATGAAATCTTCACGGCGCAGTACGTCGGCAGCGGGACCAACGAATGGTTGGTCAGGCGTGGCGGCTCAACTGTTTTCAATGGCGAATTGGACACTCCAACAACCAAGCTACGAATTTTGGCGACCAGCGGTACCGACACTTTGTCAATCATCGGCAGCAGTGGCGACGACACGTTCATAGTCGATGGGCAAACAACGGAAGTCAACGGCTTCGCTGTGATCGGGCATAGCGTCGAAACAAGACAGATTTTAGCTGGCAACGGGAATGACACCTTGATCGGTCCCGACACCAACAACCTGTGGACGATCGATGATCGCAACGACGGCACGCTCAATACAACAACCAGCTTCTACGATGTCGAATCGCTCGTCGGTGGATCGGCAGACGATACGTTCCAGTTCACCGGAGGTAGTTCGGACTACATCAACGGAACGCTGGACACCGGCGAGGGTTGGGACACGCTGGACTACTCACAGTTCTTCGCGAGCCACAGCGTGTATGTCAGTTGGGCACAGAACCGAGCCACCGGTGTCGGAACTAGCTCATACACAGGAATTGCGGGTGCTGCCACCAACTTTGAGGCCGTCGTGGGTTCGGGGGCCAACGGCTACCAGAGACTGGAAGGTCCTGACTCCGTCAACCAGTGGACGATCACCGGAGAGAACACCGGCAACATCAACAACGGCCAGTACAGCTTCACCAACATCGCTCGCCTCGAGGGTGGACCACAAGCAGATGTCTTTCGCGTCGAAAGTGACGCATCCATCACCGGCTCTGTCAGCGGCTCCATCAACGACGATCGCATCGAATTGGAAGATCGCGGCGTGCCGCTCGATGTCAACGTTTCCAACCGCAATGTTGCAGGAGTACTCGGCAGCTTCTATGCAGGAGAATTGCTCATCGAAGGAGAACAAGACAACCGCTTGATCGGTGGCACCAGCACTGTAACGTTGAACCTGCAATCCGATGGGACCGTCATTGCCAACAACGTGCACTACAGTGCAGGTTTCGATCAGTTCGTGGGAGGAAGTGGTACCGCGTCACTCCACGCTCCCGATTTGTCAACCGACTGGTACATCACTGAAGACGACACCGGTCACGTCCTTTTCGATGGCCAACGCTTCGACTTCACGGCCGTCGAACGTCTGTATGGCAGCGACACGGCGGACTCCTTCACCGTGGATGTCGGTGGGAACTGGAGCGGTCAACTGTATGGACGAGATGGAGATGACAACTTCACGATGCTTGGCCAATCGACTGGGGCAGTTCGTGGCGAAGGCGGCAGCGACACGCTGATCGGTCCGAACGTGAATAGTGTCTGGACCATCGATGATCGCAACGACGGCACACTCAATACAACAACCAGTTTCTATGATGTCGAATCGCTAGTCGGTGGATCGGCAGACGATACGTTCCAGTTCACCGGAGGTAGTTCGGACTACATCCAAGGCACGCTGGATACCGGCGAGGGTTGGGACACGCTGGACTATTCGGAGTTCTACGTAAGCCACAGCGTGTATGTCAGTTGGGCACAGAACCGAGCCACCGGCGTCGGAACTAGCTCATACACAGGAATTGTGGGCGCTGCCACCAACTTTGAGGCCGTCGTGGGTTCGGGGGCCAACGGCTACCAGAGACTGGAAGGACCAGACTCGGTCAACCAGTGGACGATCACCGGAGAGAACACCGGCAACATCAACAGCGGCCAATACAGCTTCACCAACATCGCTCGCCTCGAGGGTGGACCACAAGCAGATGTCTTTCGCGTCGAAAGTGATGCATCCATCACTGGTTCTGTCAGCGGCTCCATCAACGATGATCGCATCGAACTGGCCGACCGCGGCGTGCCGCTCGATGTCAACGTCTCCAATCGCAATGTTGCAGGAGTACTCGGCAGCTTCTATGCAGGAGAATTGCTCATCGAAGGAGAACATGACAATCGCTTGGTCGGTGGCACCAGCACCGTAACACTGAATTTAAACACCGACGGGACCGTCACTGGGAACAATGTGCACTACAGTGCAGGTTTCGATCAGTTCGTGGGAGGAAGTGGTACCGCGTCACTCCACGCTCCCGATTTGTCAACCGACTGGCACATCACCGGAGACGACACCGGTTATGTCCTCGTCGATGGCCAACGCTTCGACTTCACGGCTGTCGAACGTCTGTACGGCAGCGACACGGCGGACTCCTTCACCGTGGATGTCGGTGGGAACTGGAGTGGTCAACTGTATGGACGAGATGGAGATGACACCTTCACGGTGCTTGGCCAATCGACTGGGGCGGTTCGTGGCGAGGGTGGCAGCGACACGCTGATCGGTCCGAACGTGAACAGCGTCTGGACCATCGACGATCGCAACGATGGCACGCTCAATACAACAACCAGCTTTTACGATGTTGAATCGCTGGTCGGTGGATCGGCAGACGATACGTTTCAGTTTGGTGACATTAGCAGTTCGAACTACATCTACGGAACGCTGGATACCGGCGAGGGCTGGGACACGCTCGACTACTCGCAGTATCAAGCCAACACCAGCGTCCTGGTCAGTTGGAGTGCGAACCAAGCCAATGGTGTTGGGACCAGCAGTGGACGCGCGGGGGCAACCACCAACTTCGAAGCTGTCATCGGCTCGGGATCCACGTACCAACGAATCGAAGGACCTGACTCGGTCAATCAGTGGACAATTACCGGTGAGAACACGGGCAACATCAACAACGGCCAATACAGCTTCGCCAACATCGCTCGCCTCGAGGGTGGACCACAAGCAGATGTCTTTCGCGTCGAAAGTGATGCATCCATCACCGGCTCTGTCAGCGGCTCCATCAACGACGATCGCATCGAATTGGAAGATCGCGGCGTGCCGCTCGATGTCAACGTTTCCAACCGCAATGTTGCAGGAGTACTCGGCAGCTTCTATGCAGGAGAATTGCTCATCGAAGGAGAACAAGACAACCGCTTGGTCGGTGGCACCAGCACCGCAACATTAGACCTGCAATCCGATGGGACCGTCATTGCCAACAACGTGCATTACAGTGCGGGTTTCGATGAGTTCGTGGGTGGGAGTGGTACCGAGTCACTCTACGCTCCAGAGCTAGCAACCGATTGGCACATCACCGGAGATGACACCGGTTACGTCCTCGTCGATGGCCAACGTTTTGACTTCACGGCCGTCGAACGTCTGTATGGCAGCGACACGGCGGACTCCTTCACCGTGGATGTCGGTGGGAACTGGAGCGGTCAACTGTATGGACGAGATGGAGATGACACCTTCACGGTGCTTGGCCAATCGACTGGGGCAGTTCGCGGCGAGGGTGGCAGCGACACGCTGATCGGTCCGAACGTGCACAGTGTCTGGACGATCGATGATCGCAACGACGGCACACTCAACACCACGACCAGTTTCTATGATGTCGAATCGCTGGTCGGTGGATCGGCAGACGATACGTTTCAGTTTGGTGACATTAGCAGTTCGAACTACATCTACGGAACGCTGGATACCGGCGAGGGCTGGGACACGCTCGACTACTCGCAGTATCAAGCCAACACCAGCGTCCTGGTCAGTTGGAGTGCGAACCAAGCCAATGGTATTGGGACCAGCAGTGGACGCGCGGGGGCAACCACCAACTTCGAAGCTGTCATCGGCTCGGGATCCACGTACCAACGAGTCGAAGGACCTGACTCGGTCAATCAGTGGACAATTACCGGTGAGAACACTGGAACAATCAACGACGGCCAGTACAGCTTCGCCAATGTTGGACGTCTCGATGGCGGCCCCCAGGAGGATGTCTTTACCATCGAAAGTGACGGTTCCCACGATGGCTTTTTCATCGGCAACGGTGGCACTGACCGCTTGGAACTCGCCGCACGCAGTGAGCCCCTGGAAGTCAGTGTCAACAGCCGCAGTGTCCCCGGTGTGCTCGACTCCTACTCACTTGAAAATGTCGTCGCCCTGGCGCCTGCGGACAATCAACTGCTGGGAAGCGAAGCAAATACCAATTGGCAAGTCACCGCCGATGGTGACATCCGAGTCAACTCCGTGACTTACACGGGCTTTGATTCCATCCTCGGCGGCAGTGGCGATGACACGCTGCTGGTGGATTACACCGGCGGAAACCTGGAAGCCGCCCTGCAAATTGCCTTTGACGGTGGTTCGGGAGGAAATGATGGCTTGGGATTCACCGGAGGCAGCTTCCAGACGGTGTCCTATGACCCAGCCCAAGGAACGCTTCAGCTCAATGATGTGACATTCGAACTGGCGACCGGAAACCTGTTCAACCTGACCAATTCAAGCATCGCCAATCTGCTTGTCGACATCGATCAAACCAATCTCGTTGCCAACGAAATCACGACCACTTTCACTGCCGCTGATACCACCGACACGCTCATCTCCTTCAGCGAATCGCTGGGTGGACTTCTGGTTCGCAACGTGAGCGGAAGACTGACCGTGTTGGGCGACATCATTGACAGTGACACCGTCACTCTCGCAGGCATCGGCAGCTCCTTGGCCGCGAATGTTGCCATCGACGGAGGTGGGGGAACTGATCAGGTCGCCTTCGACGAGACGTTCGTACTGAAGAACAATGACGACCTGGATGTTCTCGCGGAGCAGATCACCATCAACGCCGGCGTCAGCGTCCAAACTCAAGGGACGGGACGAGTCACGTTGAAGGTCGACGATCTAAATGTTGATCTGACATCAACGATTCAATCCGCCGACTCGGTGGTGCTGGCTCCGTTATCGGCCGACAGGGACATCGGGGTAGGTACGGAAAACACGGGTGAACTAAGCCTTCCCATTGGATTGCTCAATCGAATCACGAGCCCATCGTTGGTCATTGGCAACGAGGAAATCAACGGCGACATCACCTTGAGTGGCGATGTGACACTGGCAACAAACACCGATCTGCAATTCATCACATCAGGTGACATCTTCCTGGCAGGCACGATCGACACCGCTGGGGGCAAGCTTTGGTTGAATCCAGGTGCGGCTCCTCACGCGGTGCACGTTGGTTTGACATCCAATGAAGTGATTGCCAGCGAGTTGTCTTTTGCCCCCAATCGCGACATTCGATTCACAATTGATGGCACCACACCAAATACTGAATATTCCCAGCTCAGCCTCCTCGGTAGTCTGGATCTGACCGGAGTCAATCTGGTCATCGATGGGGAGTATTCAGTTGGACTCGCGGAGTCCTTCGTCTTGATTGAAAACGACGGAATGGAAGCAGTGTTGGGAACCTTCAAAGGTTTGCCGGAAAGTTCGTTCATTGACAATTTCCTCGGCTCCTCACTGAGTGCACAGATTACCTATTTGGGATCAGATGCGGCGACCGGCAATGACGTCGTGTTGACCGTGACCACACCACCCAATGTCCCACCCGTCGCCGATGCCGGTGGTCCATACGAAGTAAATGAGGGTGGGGCAGTGCAATTGAACGCATTGAATTCCCGCGACCCTGACGCGTCAGATGAGACACTCGTCTTTCATTGGGACCTGGATGGCGACGGAGTATTCGGAGAGACAGGAGTCGGAGCTGAGCGTGGCGATGAACTTGGCAGCAATCCAGACTTTGACGCAAACCATCTAAATGGTCCAACGAGCGTGACAGTGGGCATGCGTGCGATTGACTTATCAGGTGATTCGGACACCGCCTACGCAACTGTCAACGTTCGCAACGTGGCTCCGACAATCTCACTTGATCCCTCGATCGCAGTCGGCAGAGGTGAAACCTGGACAATCGATGGTTCTTTTGTTGACCCAGGGCCTGATATCTGGACAGGCACAATCAATTACGCGGACGGTTCCGGTGATCAGCTTCTAGTGCTCAATGGAAACGAGTTCGAACTCAGCCATGCCTATGGTGCCGCGGGCGTCTACACCGCCATCGTCACGATTGACGACGGGGAAGGCGGGGTTACCAGCAAGAATTTGATCGTTGAAGTGGACTTACCGCCACTGGCAGACCTGACATTGATCTCCTCGGATGTCCTGTTTGATCCAATCAATCCGGGCGTCGGTGAATCATTCGATTTTGTCGTGGACGTGACCAACGCGGGAACACTTGCCGCGAGTGAAGTTCCTGTCAGCATCCAGGTATACGACGCCTTGACGGAGTCATTCTTAGAAATCGGTCGTGGGTTGCTTCCTTCGATTGATGCGGATCCCGAAGAAGATGCGAAATCAGAAGCACAGATTCGCGTGACTTGGGACGGCAACAACGGTCAGCCTGCGTTGCCAACCAAGGAAGCGTACCTACTAGTTCGCGTCGTGTTGGATCCTGACTCAACGATCGAAGAATTGGACGAGTCAAACAATGAGGCAATCCAAGTCTTGCAAGTCGGCAGCCCCGATTTCGGCTCCGCCGAGTTAGTCGCGGACATCCCTGACCGCACGTTCTACCGAGACCAATACGTAGCAGTCGGCGGCCAAGCTTACTACGACTTCAGTACCATTCCGGGAACCAATGACTTCCCCATCCAGAACGCAAGCGTGACCGCTCGGTTGTTCGACTCGTCAGGCAACGTGTTGGCAGCATCAGGAGCCCGGACGGCACCCAACGGCAATTTCCTGCACACCATGCGGAGCCCGAAGGAAGATGGTGACTACACGCTACGGTTTGAAATTAGTGACGGGACATTTAGCAGGGTGTTTGAGTCGACACTCACCGTCGACGGCGAATCCCCCGATCCTCCACCGCAACGACCACGCGGACCGGCAGGACCGGGCTATGTCTTCTCTTCTTCGGTTGAGGTCACTGATCCCGTTTTACCAGAGAATCCTCAGATCGGTGAAGAGGCAACCATCCTCGGCAGCTTCAACTTCGAGCTCGATCAACTTCTTTTGAAAGTTCCTGTGACATTCAACGACCTTTTCCCCGTCGCCGGACAGGTACGCACGTTCGAGATTGGAAGTGGCTCGATCAGTTTTCCTGAAGGCGGTCTAGCTGGCCCTGCTTTGCTATCGATGGGATGGACGCCGACGGCGGAAGGCTATCACATCATCCAAGTGATCGCTAAGCCTGAATTCGAGTTCAAAGCTCATACGCATACAACTCGATTGGTACTGGTCGGCGACCTGGACACCACTTCGTTGAACGTCGAATACGATACGACCATCGTGCCCGATTCTGAACTGGTGTCGTTGATGTCCGCTTCAAGAGGTTTTGCGACCGCCTTTGCCGCTCCATCCATGCGGGCAGTGGCCGTCAGTGAGACACCCGAACCCGGCGATACGCTCTCATTCACCCTGCGATACGAGAACACGGGCACCACCACTATCACTGGTGGAGTTCTGATGGACGACTTCGATGAATCGCTGATGGGGATGCCTACCAATATCAGCGACGGCGGGACAGCCGACGGCAATGTGATTCGCTGGGAACTTGGTGATATCGCACCAGGGGCTTTCGGAACTGTAACTTATGAAGTGACCATCAACTCCTCGGCTGAGTTCCCACCGGGATCAGCATATCTATTCAATACGGCAGTCTTGAACGCCGACCAAGCCGTCGCGGCGAGCACCAGCGAATTAACAGTAAACAACAATGCACCGGTCATCAGCAGCATCAACGTTGAACCAATCATAGATGCAAATGGTGATGTCACACTTACTGGAACGTTCAGCGATGCCAGCACAGTGGATACCCACACAATCAACGTTAGCTGGGGAGACAATCAAACCGATACCCTGATATTCACGGCGGGACAGCGAGAGTTCCGCATCGGCCATTCGTATGCATTGAATTCGTCGCCCCCGAAAGACGGCATCTACGCAATCAACGTCAGTGTTTCCGATGACAGTTCGCAAACCAGTAACAGTGGCGTTACGACGCAGTTGCCGGCAGTTGCGTTGGCAGACAGTTTTGAAGTCGATCAAGCGACCACGCTGTCAGTCGAAATTGCCGACAGCGTTTTAAGCAATGACATTGGGGCGACAAGCGATCCATTGCAAGCGGTTCTAGCAACAGCACCAGAGTATGCAGAGAGCTTCACACTCAGGCCGGATGGAACCTTCACCTACACGCCGCTGGAAGACTTCCGCGGAATCGACGAATTCAGCTATTACGCCGAAAACAGTGCTGGAAAAAGTCAAACGGCCATCGTCCAAATTCTCGTCCGCAACCTCGCACCGACTATCGAGTCGATTGAGCTAGCGGGTCGCGATGACCAATCTGTTGCGGGCGAAGTCGTGCGGATCAGCGGAACCTTCCTGGATGCAGGAACGTCGTTGATCCATTTCGGTACCGTCGATTGGGGTGATGGAAGTGGTCCTCGACCATTGGAAATCTCAATCGATTCCAACAGCAAAACTTTCGAAGCGACTCACATTTACGCGACTCCAGGATCGTATCCAGTTGAGATCACAATCGACGACGGAGACCTTCATACAACTACGTCACTGACAGCGGAGATCCAATCCGCCGAACCTACGACTGGTGTGAGGTTGGTTAACGGAGTGCTGCACATCATCGGTACAGACCAAAACGATTTGGTCAATGTTTCTCGCCTTGGATCCCGCGTCTACGTCTACGCCAACTTTCTGCCATCTACCCACCGCTTGCAACTCGGTTCCACCTGGTTCCCGCTTGCGGATGTGCAATCAATTGAGGCGAAAATGCGGGATGGCAACGATATCTTCCGTGCGTCCGCGTGGGTCACCGTGCCCGCAACGATCGATGGTGGATCCGGAAACGATGTCCTCACAGCAGGTGGCGGTTCCAGCCTCCTGCTTGGAGGAGAAGGAAATGACTTCTTGCTCGGCGGGCAGGCGCGCAACGTATTGATTGGGGGTGGCGGTCGCGATCATCTACTCGGCGGTCGTGATGAAGACCTTTTGATCGGTGGTGACTTTCATGCGATTGACGAAAACCCTTCCGGACATTCCTTGCAAGACCAAGTCATGTCCGTCTGGAACGGCGATGATCCCTACAACACGCGGATCGAAGCGATCGATGGGTTGATCGACGACACCGACGATGGTGAACGAGACATGTTGTTTGGCTTATCAGGACGAGACCTGTACTTCAACGGTTTGGGAGATCGCGCGATAGGTGTCAGGCGTGCCGGATCCCAGGCAGAAACCATCCTGTAA